TTCTCGCTTCATAGACCACCAAATCATTTATCTGTGAGTTTAAGATCTTCTGTCAGTAGCTCATTCTTTGCGCGTTTTTTCGAAGGAACCATTTCTCCCGTTCGAAACAAATGAATTAAGATGCCGAACAAAATTGGGCCGAGAAAGAGCCCCGGAAATCCAAAGCCAATTAGACCACCGATCACCGCGGTGAAAGCGATGAACGGATCCATCTGAGCTCCGGCCCTGAGCACAAGCGGGCGCACCAAATTATCTAGAATTCCCGTAAGAAAGGCGGCCACAGTCAAAATAAGTCCGACACTTGGTGTTTCCGATAGCAAATGGTAAATCGCTAATCCGAATGTTACTGGAGCTGTACCCAACAAAGGGATAAAAGACATTACGAAAACAGCGAAAGAAACAACTAAGGTCCCCTCTAGACCTGCGATAGAATACCCTATAGAAAATATGAGTGCTTGAGCAAGGCCAGTGATCAACATCGCTACAACCAAGGAGCGACAGAGTAAACGAAACGCTTTTAAAAGATCCTCAGTTTTTGTAGGAGTCCATGGCGAATGCGTATACGCCAGTCGAACCACCTCAGATCCGTGAAGAGTAAAGAAAAACAAGCTAACTATGAAAAACAAGGAGCTTAGCAATCCGGTGGGAATGCGCGCCAAAAGCGTACCCAAAATTTTTGTGAGTCTATCTCCTAACGCGGCCGCCATATCAATCAATGTCGCCTTCAGTTCCATAACATCAAAAGGCAAAATTGAGCCTACGCTTATAGCAAGTTCGTCGAAAGGAATCCTCGCGAACATCTGCGACCAGCCATCTCCGTCTAGAATACGATAGGCCTGCGGAATCTGAGCCAACAATGACCGTGCTCCGGCCACGAGCAGCAACCCCACTGGCACCAGCACTAACACCGTAGCAAGAGCAACCACAAAACTTGTAGCTGCCCATTCGCTCCATTTCTTCTCAACAAGATATGATTTGAAAGGAAAAAGAATTATTGCAAAAATCCCGCCCAAACTCACGTACGCAAGAAACGGCAACAAACAATACACAACGCCAGCGGCTACAGCCGCAACTATTGCCCATCGAATGAATAACTGACTACTCATGGGCCAAGAGCATATATGCGTTTAAAAGAAAAGACTAGAGCTTACTTATGCCGGGTCTCAGCTGTTTCATTAGGCGACTAGGTCTCGTCAGCAAAGTCGAACTGATAAATAGAGTCGATGTTGGTGCCGGGCCTCAAAATAACAAGATCTTTAAGCTCTCCTGAATTCAAACCGTAAACCCAACCATGAAGAGTCGGTCTCTGCTCAAACTTCCAAGCTTTTTGAACAATCGAAGTCTTTGCTAAGTTATGCACTTGCTCCACAACGTTTAGCTCTACGAGGCGATCAGCTTGTTTTATAGGATCGGTGATAAGATCTAGTTCACCTCTGTAAATCCTGTGAACATCTTTAATATTTCTTAGCCACTTATTGAGAAGTCCAAATCTATTGTGGGTAAGTGAAGCCCTTACGCCGCCACAACCGTAATGACCGCAAACGATAATATGCTTCACTTTCAAATAGTCTACCGCGAACTGCAGAACACTCAGCAAATTAAAATCTGTATGCACGACTACGTTTGCTATGTTTCGGTGTACAAATAACTCTCCCGGCTCAGTGCCAGTGATTTCCTCCGCTGGAACGCGACTATCCGAGCAACCAATCCAAAGAAATTCAGGTTTTTGCTCTTTTGCAAGTTGAGTAAAGAAATCCGGTTTGAGCTCTAATTTTTCTTTCATCCATGCTTTATTCGCCAAAAGGAGTTTTTTATAGCTTTCCATCTTACCTCAGTTTCTTCATAAAACTCGGATACTTTTTACCCTCTACGTTCGAAACAGAAAGTGTTACCCCGTTAAGATCGGCACTCTTCTTGTAATCTTCTAAAATATCGTAGATATCTTGATCGATGAAAGCCGCGCGAGACCCGTCTACCCACAACCTTGAACCTGCAGGAACTTTTGCGAGCTCTCTTTTCAGTCGGATCTTATTCAAAAACGAAACGTCTTTGGTGAAGCGTAAAAGATGATCTTTGCCGTCCGAAACAACCGATATCGATGAATAAGAATTGCTCAAAACCACAATCAAGATACCCACAAAAAGCCCGATGAGAACACCAGTCAAAAGGTCAGTTAACAGAATTGCGATTATTGTAACTACGAAAGGTACGAACTGATCTGGCCCGTCGCGATACACACTCATCACCAAACTCTTACTCGTCAGTTTGTAGCCGATGATTATCAGTATGCAGGCTAGGCTTGCGAGTGGAATCTGGTTAAGAACTGATGCAAAAATCCAAACAGCAAACAACAAAAACACTCCATGCAATATGGCCGAATAACGTGTTTTTGCTCCACTGTACACATTGGCTGAGCCTCGCACAATAACCGCTGTAAGTGGCAAGCCACCTAAAAATGCGCTTACCGTATTGCCCGCACCTTGAGCAAAGAGTTCTTTTCTCGAGTTTGAAATTCTGTGCATCGGGTCCAGTCGATCAATTGCCTCGACACTAAGAAGTGTCTCGATGCTCGCTACCACGGCAAGTACAAAACCAATCTTATAAATCGCTGGATTTGTAAAAGAGCTCCAGTCAGGGGACGTGCTTGAAAAGAGCCATAGCCCTTCTGTCAGGGGAATCTGCACAAGATGCTCATTAAGGATTGCTAACGGACTGCTGCCAAATGACATATTTAACAGAATGCCTATGACAACAACGATGAGAGGGCCAGGAACCCACTTAGCATTCGGTATCTTTTTAATAACAACTTTGTCCCAAACTATGAGAACAAAAAGAGAAATCACTGATAGCAAGACCGCGCCTGGATGGGCACTCAATACGGCCTTAACTATGTCTGCAAATGTGTTACTGCCCGTCGCCGAGAGAAAATCCAAGTTGCCTTCAAAAGTTTCATCTCTGCCGAGCGCGTGAGGGATTTGCTTAAGAATAATTAGAAGCCCTATGGCAGCAAGCATACCTTTAATCACGCTGGCCGGAAATATCCCTGCCACTCTATGAAGCTTGATAAGCGCAAACAGAATCTGAAGAACTCCACAAACAACTACAGCCAGCTGAAAAGTTTCAAAAGTTCCTAACTCTCTTATCCCGCTGGCGACAATAACAGTTAATCCAGCGGCAGGCCCGGATACGCTAAGTGCACTACCCGACAGAATGCCGACCAGAATTCCACCCACTACGCCAGCAATTAAACCCGAAACTAGCGGTGCTTCAGACGCCAAAGAGATTCCAAGACACAATGGAAGGGCTACGAGAAATACGACGAATGAGGCCGAGATGTCAGAGGCAAGACGGTCTATCTTCATAATTGAAGAATTAGGCTATTCGAACTTGCTTATGCTAACAACAAAGAAAAGGCGTTTTGCTGCGAGTAAGATACTAAAGTGCAGTTCCAGATTGGAACTCTTGCTAAAGACCTAAAGAGCACCTGCTTCAACGCTTTGAAACTGCACGCTTGCAGAAGTCAGTCCATCCGGTGATTTTACTTCAATTGTGTAAGTGTCATTGAAACTCGACGAAGATAAAGCGACTCGCTCTCTGTGCACCGTCGTAATCTGATCTTGAAATATCTGCTGAGCATTGCTTTTGTTAACAGACTCCACTTTTAATCCCACGCGTTCTTCGTTCGAGACGAATTTGAGAGTATATGATTCTGTAACCGCGATAGTATCATTTACAACCTCGATTGATTTAGGAACCTTGATGGACCATTCTTTTTTCTTTTCTGCTTTGAAACTTTTGCCGCTCATTCCACATTGGGGCAGTCTACTTTTTCGCTGAGTAACTTCTCCTTGAATCGAAACATGGGAGCTTTCTCCTGAAAGCGGGGCCGAAATAACAATGTCTACAAACTGAAAGGCATGGCGACCATTCGGCAAATAGTTAAGTGGTATCAGGATTCCGTCGCTTTGGGCCTTGCGAAGTTTATTGGGTACATAGCTATCTTCGCAGCTACTGGCAAAAACAATTTCTTCTTCTGCTTTAATTTGCTTTTCGTCGACTTTTTGACACGACGATAAGGCGAAAACCGCTGCTGCGATAATCAAAAATTCAAACCGAGACATCCTAAACTCCTGGTAGCGACGAATATGAGAGCAATAAATAGATAGTGGCAATTCCCATGCCTGAGCGCAAACATTTTACGACACAAGCTCACTCGCAGGGCCCTCTAATGGGCAGCAGAGGGAACGCCAACTCCTGAATCTCTTTGATTTGATCTTTATTTTAGGTAAAGCCCGTTTACGGCTCGCGCGTGTCTAATGTTTTAACAGCCACATGCCTCTTTCTGTTTTCGCCTAACTCTGTTCATTTGGGGGTAGGACATTTGATTTGAGGCGCTAGCGATCTCTCAAAGTAAACATGGATGGGCAGGCAGGCCCCTTTAGATTCATCAGCGTCTACAATGTCACCTCCAACGCCAACGACTTTGCATTTTGGATTCTCTTTGCTGAGGTTTGAACTCAAATTGTAGCATCGGTTAGCTTTGCAGTGCTGGAAGAACGGCCCGGCAACACGCGGATCCAGAACTGCTAACGATTTGTACTGTCCTTTTTCTACCTCTTCAGGGTTGCCAAGTATCCATGGATTGCGTCTTAAAAAGTCTTCACCACCCAAAACGAGCTCCGTCGCCAGTTTGAGCGAATTCCTGTAGGCCAATTGGTTTCTTTTAAAAACGTCTCCTCTATCTCTTTGGGGTTGAATCGGACACAACGTTCTTTTGTAGTTTTCGGACAAATTCCCTTTTTTGTTTCTCTCTTCACTCCAAGGTTGAAATTGCTTTCCTTCGACGGCGACGCAGCTGGGGCCGTCGCAAAGCAATTCGGATATCTGATATTGAAAGTCCTTTTCATTCAAAGTGCTATATTTATGAGCCGTAAAATCTGATCTCTGATAGTTTCCAAAAAGTTCAAACGTGTCGCCATTTGCTTGGTGAGAGGCCGGATTTGCACGAAATGAAGGTTCTTTTTTAGCAAAGTACGCTCTCTCAGCAATAACCCGTGCGACAATTTGGCCTTGCCCTGGATGAAAAACGTTTCTTCCAGCCCCATCGCTTTGCACTTGGCAGTCTCTCGACTCGGCCCATATAGTTCGAGTTACTGCATCGATATCATAAAGTTCTTTAAGATCAATTCCGGTGTTGTTTTTCAGTTGTTTATCGACGCTAGCACTCGCCTCATTAGCCAGACCCTCGGAAGCTAACACGTAGAAGGTTTTCATTGCCCATGCAATTTTATAGAGCCGTTCGTATTGGGCACTCATTAATTTGTCAGTAGACGGTTGCTTTGAAAAGTGAGTGTATTCATCCAATAGATGCGCAATCCCCATTTTACCAAGAATGTCGTCTAAAGTTTCTGCATAGTGGGGCAAAGGCTTACCGTGGCAGGTTAGTAAGTTTGCAAGCGGATCTTGGTACGCATTTTTATTTAGCGAAGCCACAGCCCGTGGGATTCTCTTTCTCTTTCTCTTTAACAAATCATTTGGCGGCTCACTTTTTTTTTCTTTGATAGGGGGCTTCGGTATTTTCCTTTGCGCTAGTACTTTTTTTAAACACTCCAGGTCCTGAGGCGCAATACATTGACCTGTTAGTTTTGTGAGAAGCTCTTCTCGAGGCGTTTCTTCAAGGGCCTTACCTCTGTTAGCACTGCTCGGGTAACCAACCTCGTTAAACGCCACATTCCCGCCCTTCAACCCTGTCTCGAGTGAAGCTATCTTAGAATCGCCTTTCCCAACGTACTCTAACTGGTCAGCATTAGCGTCAATAGTCGGCGGGAGTTCACTTTGACACTTACGAGCCACAGACGAGTCGGACCCGCAGCTCCGCAGGCATTTTCTCAACATTTGAGTTTGATTTACATCTCCGAATCGCTGCTCTATTTCATCAATACTCAATCCGGCTTTTATCATCGTAGAAATCATATGGTATTTGGGAGTGTGATGTTCAGACGAAGATTGAATTTTTGGATTTGGCTCAGAGTCCTTGCGATATCTAGGATCGGTTTTGCAGACTGATGCCGCTAAAAATTCGTTGTGGTCTTGAAAAAATCCACACGCCCTGCGGGCGCAGCCGTGGGGATCAGTCGTGTCATCCGGAAGCGCCAACACTTCAAACTTGTAGGAGAGTTTACCCCCCACCTTTTTTGATTTTTTTGTAGGCACAAGAATATGCGCAGCTGGAACTTTTGCTAAAGGCGAATTATCTTCTGATTTCAGCCCAGATCTCATTCTTACGCGATGAACAAAGTAATCTGTTTTGGATTCGCTTTTAAATAAACCCAGCAGCCCCGTGTTTGTTTCTGGTTTCGTCTCAGGAGTCTTAGTTCTAGTCTTACTGAGCGGGAGTCTTGGCAATTCACGCGACAGACGCGTAGAATCTTCTAAGGAAGGGGGCGTTTTGCTCGCTACCTCTAAAGTGGGCAAGACAGGAGCTAAAACCAAAATAGCTAACCAATGTGTATGGAATAACAAATTGTAAAACCGGATGTTGAGACGAGTTGCTTTCACCAAACAATTCTTCGGACAGTCTGGCCAATAAGAAGAGAAAAAAACTGGCCCGAGTTCGAAAGGTACTTCGAGTCTTATTGTACCTCAAAAAAATGATGGGGCCGGCCCTTCATGGCCAACCCCACAAAATATGATTGGTAAACTAAAATTGTGCGTATCTTTTGCTAACAGCTTCACGATGCTCAGCGCCTTCGATACTGAGTCTAGTCCATGGTATGGCCAGGAGCCTTTCCACTTCAATAATCTCCTCAGTCTCTTCGCATAAGCCGTAAGTGCCTTTTTCGATTCGAGCCAATGCGAATTCAATTTCGATAAGCTGTTTTCGAAGCCGCTCTTGCTGGCTTAAGGATTCACTCTCAACGAGCAAGCGCATAGTTTGGTCAGCCTCATCGCCCCCACGATCAAAGCTACTCAAATCGTCTTTGCGGTCACGCACTCGATTTAGAATGTCCTGCTTGGCATCCATCAGTCTCTTCTGGCATTGAAGTATTAACTTCTTGGATATACTTGCCATTCCCCCCCCCCTTACGCGAGTAAACCTTCACTCGCAAGTGAACTAGTTACACACAATCCCAAAAAAATGTGCAACACGAAAAAAGGCGATCGATCGTGTAACCTGTTGAAATAAATGAAATTTTAATAAGTCACAAACAAACATCTCGGCAGCATCGCAGGTGAGTTTAA
The Bdellovibrionales bacterium CG10_big_fil_rev_8_21_14_0_10_45_34 genome window above contains:
- a CDS encoding carbonic anhydrase — translated: MESYKKLLLANKAWMKEKLELKPDFFTQLAKEQKPEFLWIGCSDSRVPAEEITGTEPGELFVHRNIANVVVHTDFNLLSVLQFAVDYLKVKHIIVCGHYGCGGVRASLTHNRFGLLNKWLRNIKDVHRIYRGELDLITDPIKQADRLVELNVVEQVHNLAKTSIVQKAWKFEQRPTLHGWVYGLNSGELKDLVILRPGTNIDSIYQFDFADET
- a CDS encoding molecular chaperone DnaK; amino-acid sequence: MASISKKLILQCQKRLMDAKQDILNRVRDRKDDLSSFDRGGDEADQTMRLLVESESLSQQERLRKQLIEIEFALARIEKGTYGLCEETEEIIEVERLLAIPWTRLSIEGAEHREAVSKRYAQF